In Nocardia terpenica, the genomic window GTCGCCCAGCTCGAACTCCTCGGCGCCGTCGGGCCGCCAGATCAGGACCCGGTCGTCGACTCGAATCCCATTGCGCCGCAGGATATCCGCACATGCGGCCAGCTCGATCAACGTCGCGATGGGCGCGCTCTCGGCGTCGACCGCGCACAGGGTGTAGCCGCCTTCGTCCCGCGACGCTCGCCCGTCGGCCGCCCGCGACCCGACTCCGCTCGGCGAATCGCTGTCCGCCGCGTGCCCGATGACCTCCGCCGGATCGGTTGCGTCGGCGGTGATCATGGTCTCGTCCGGCTCGGTCGCCGCCGGGTCCGCGGTGATCGTCTCCTCGGCGGCCGCCGGTCGATCGACGTGCTGCCGGGGAGCATTGGCGGCGAGGACGGCGGTGCGGGTGAGGGCGTCGACGGAGGCGCGCAGGGCGTCGCCGTCGATAATGCCGGAGACGGGGGAGGGGGATGCCGTTGCCGGATCGGCCCCGGAACTTGTTGCGGACCGATCGGTTCTGTTTGCGTTGCCGCCTCGCGCCAGCATGTCCGCGCGCACCACGGCCGCACACGACGCAAAGAAGCTGCCGTCGAAGACGGTCGGTGTGGCGACGGCGTCGGCTCCGCCGCGCAGGGCCGTCAGGGTCTGCTCGTGGGCGGCCGCCAAGGCCGCCACGGTCTCGGCCGGGGTACCGGAGCGAGGCGGGGCGATATCGATCGGCTCGGCGCCGAGCCGGGCGCGCAGCTCGGCCGATAGCCCCGCATCCTCGGTCCGGGACGGGGGTACGGCAGGACCACTGCCGATCGGAGCCACGAGTCCGAGTTCGGCATCGAGCGCGCGCAACAGCGCGAACTCACAGCGTGCCGCGGACACCAGATCACCGGTGCTGCACACGACACGATCACCGAACAGAATCAATCGCGGCCCTCCTGCGTCTCGGGACACCCGCACCCGGTCGGCGCATCCATGCAGCCGAGTCGCGCAACAGCGTAATCAGTCGAGGCCCGGCGGCGTGGCGTGAGGGGGGCGTGTCGTGGTTCGGTGCGAGCGTCGTCCTCGACACGCGGGTGAGGCGGGGCACACCCCCATAACAAGGAGGGACGGTGCGACGACGGTCTCGGTAGGGTCGGCACCGACACCCGCGAAGGGAGCGACCGTGCAGAACGGACAACCCAGCCGTACCGCGCTGAGCGCGGCCCGCTACCGCGCGGATCATCAGGACCTGGAGGGCGGCCGCATCTTTCGCGACCCGCTGGCGCGCGCCATTGTCGGCGACACCGAACCGGGCGGCGCGACCATGCCCGAGGAGATGCGGCGGCGCATGCGCCTGTTCATCGCCGCGCGCTCGCGCTACGCCGAGGACGCCCTGGCTTACGCGGTGGCGCGCGGCACCACGCAGGCGATCGTCCTCGGCGCCGGACTGGACACCCTCGGCTACCGAAACCCGCATCCGGATCTACGGGTGTACGAGATCGACCATCCCGACACCCAGGCGTGGAAACGCCAGCGGCTGGCCGCGGCCGGTATCGCTGTTCCGGCGTCGGTCACCTACGCGCCCACCGATTTCGAGCACGGGAATCTCGACACCGCCCTGGCCGCCACCTCGTTCGATCGGTCCCGCCCGGCCTTCGTGATCTGGTTGGGTGTCTCGATCTACCTAACCCGCGCCGCCGTTGCCGAGACCCTGCACCGAATCGGACGGCTGGCCGTGAACACCCGGGTGGTCCTCGACTACTCCGAGCCGGTATCCGATCTGAGCCCCGAGATACAGGCCGTGGTGGAGCAGCGCAAACGGCAGCTGGCCGCGATCGGGGAGAGCTGGATCAGCTATTTCACCCCTGCGGAGATGGCGGATCTGATGCACGATAACGGCTTCCGGATCGAGGAGGACGTGCCCGGGTCCATGCTCGCGGCGCGTTACCTGAGTGTCGAGGTCGGCGTCCGGGCCGGTGGCCCCCACCTGATCCGGGCGCGCGTCCCCGCCTGATCTCGATCTTTCCCCGCACACGATGTTCACCGCTGCGCCGCAAGGATTAGTGATGTCCTCGCTACGGCGCTGAGAGATTAGTGGTATGCCGTTTTTCGAGGGTGGCCGGGGTCGGCTGCACTACCGACGATGGCCGGTGCAGTCGCCGGGCGCGGTGGTGACGCTGCTCCCGGGTACCGGGCAGAACACCGTGCACTATCACCGATTCGCCCGCGCGCTGACCGCCGTGGGCATCGAGACCTGGGGGCTGGACACCTCCGGACAGGGCCTGAGCGAAGGGGATCCGGACACACCGGGCACCGTCGACGAGCTCGCGGTCGACGCGCAGGCACTGATCGATCTGGTCCGTCTCGAACACATCGAACCCCCGATGTTCGTGGCCGGACACTCCCTGGGCGCGGCCACCGCCCTCATCGCCATGCCGCACTGCGCGGGCCTGATCCTCACCGGCACCCCGCGACAGATCGTCCCCCTCGTCCCCCTGCTGCCCCGCACCATGCCCGCCTTGGTCATGCACGGCAAGGACGATCGCCGCGCCCCGATCGATCCGATTCGGGACTGGACCGCGCGCCAACAATCGGTAGTGTTGTTTCGCGAATACGCCGATGCCGGGCACGATCTGCTGCACGAGCCGGTGCGAACACAGGTCACGGCCGATATCGTCGAGTGGATCCGGAACCGCGTCGCCTATCCTGTGCGACACGGAAAGTGGGCACGAGAAAGGGGGACCGGTGCAATCACAAGAAGCCGGGGATCTGCGTAGCGATGTCGCAGCCCTGTCGCAGGCGGTCGACGACGGCGATCTGTGGATCGACGGCGTGCTCGTCACCGACGGCACACACGAACGCTGCGCCCGCCGCTACGAGGCGCTCGCCGATCAAGTCGAACAGCAGATCCGGACGCTCGCCCCGGCCGGATCGCTCCCGGGCTTCGGCGGTTTCGAGTCCGGCCAGGCGCTGCGCCGCGGGTTCGAGGGCAAGGCCACCGACGCGCTGCAGCACCTGCAGGAGTACGCCGACGCCGCCCGCCAACTCGCCCGGACACTGCGCGCCGCCGGCGCCGCCTACGCCCAGCACGACGCCGACATCGCCGCCGCCCTCGGCAAGGTCGGCGCGGACACCGTGGCGGCGGGCCATGCATAAGATCAGCGGCAGCGGGCACAAGCGCGGCACCCCGCACACCGATCCCGACTACGCGCCGACGGTCGAGGTCTTCGACCACCTGCCCTACGCCGACATCTACCGCGGTGTGGCACAGCTCAATCCGGAGGTGCTGACCGCCGGTCGGCAGGCGTGGCACGCGTCCTCCGCCGGGCTCGCCGAGGCGGTGCAGCAGGCGCACGCCGAGATCCGCGGCGCGATCGCCGACGGCTGGCGCGGTACCGCGGCGCAGCTCGCGGGCGAGGCGGTGCAGGCGTTCGAGGAACTCGGCCAGCATCTTTCGGATGTGATGGGCGTGGTCGGCGAGCGGCTCGGCCAGGCCAACGACGCGGCCGAGACGCTGCGGTCGGCGGTGTCGCAGCCGGTGTCCTCCGGCGAGCCGGACCTCGAGGGCGCGCTGCTCGACCCCAAGCGGGCCGCCGCCAATGTGACCGTGCAGAAGGCCGCCGAGAGCCTGCGCCAGGACGTGGTGCGGGTGATGAATTCGGTGTACGCCGGTATCTTCCTGCCGACCGGCAGCAATGTGCCCGCCTTCCACGACGGCGGCATGTACCCGAATCCGCCGACCGGCGCGGACAATTCGGGCGGAACCGCCCCCGGCGGCGGCTCGGCCGACGCGCTGCCCTCCGGCGTGCGCGGCGACGACCGGGTGCGGCCGACCGATCAGGTCACCGCCGCGGCGCCGCAGGCCGAGGCGGCCCGGCAGGGCGGCGAGGCCGCGCAAACCGGTACGGGCGGCGACGATTCCGGCTCCACCGCCCCCGCGGCGGTGACCGCCCCGGCCGCGACCGATGCCGCGGTCCCGGCCGCCCCCGCTCCGGCCGCCGCGGCCCCGATGCCGCCGCATGTCGCGCCCGCCGCGGCGAATATCGTTGCCCCGCACAACGACCGCATCGTCTCGGAGCCGACGGGCGGGCAGCCGCGGCCCGGAGCCGCCGCGCCGAGCGCGGTACCCGGCGTCGCCGCGACCGTGCCCGGCGTCACCGCCGCCGCGCAGAGCGCCGGTGGGCAGGGCACCGCCACCCATGCGGCCAGTGCCGACGGTCAGCGCAAGAAGGACGAGCACGCTCCGCAGGCCGATCCGTCCGACACCGTCACCGGCATGGGTGCGGGCGTCGTCGGTGGCCTGGCCGGGGGCGCCTTCGCCGCCACCGACACGACCCGGTCCGCCGCGCGGAAGCCGCTGCCGCCCCAGCAGTTCGAGGACGACGAGGACGAGGACTACTACCCGGATTTCGACGAGCCCACCTTCCTGGAACCGGCCGACCCCGGCACCGAACTGGTCGGTCAGTTCGCGCCGACCACGCCACCGGTGCTGGGCGAATGGGTCGAGGATGCCTGATTCCGAGGCGGGCCGCCGCCGGTGAGATGGACCCTCACCCCCGACCAGTTCGCGCTGGCCTGGGAGCGGACCGACGGCGATCGAATCCCGTACCCGCTCGCCGTGCGGTTGTCGGCCCGCGACAGCCGGGAGCGCACCGCCCAGCTCCCGGAACTGAACGAATGGTGTTCGCGCACGCTGGATCCCGACCTGGAGGCGGCGCTGCGGGTGCTGGCGCGTCCGGCCGTGCGGGTGGAGGTGTTCGGGCAGCACGGGGCGAACACCGATGCCCAGCCGGTGCGGGTGCTGGGTGCGGCGGCCGGGCACGTCACCGTCGTCGCCGCCCAGCGCGCCGGTGATCTCGCCGACCGCGGGGCCGAGGTCCGGCTGTTCGTCGGCACCCCGAAAACCCTTGCGGCCCGGGTTGTCTCGGTTCTCCCGGAGAACACGGTGGGGACGACGCCGCGGCACACCGCCCCGCTGGCGCGCGTGCGCGAGGACAGCCGCGACCTGGTCACCGTTCCCGTTTCCGGGCCGTCGACCTCGGCGCGCATCCGCCGCCTGCTCAAACAACCCCGCACCGGGATCGGGCAGATCGTCGTCTCCGCCCGCCGCGCCGACGACACCCTGCGGCCCACCGGCGTGCTGTGCTGGATCGATGTCGTCGGCGACGGCCGCTACGCCGTCCGCACCCGCACCGATGTGGACGTCATTCCGGTGACTGCGGAATCGTTCGCCGCGCAGCTCCGTCCGATGATCGCGGCGGCGGAGCGTGTCGTCGACGACGCCCGCGCCTGGTGAGCGGGGCGCGAAGTTGATCTTGGTCGTACGCCCATAATTTATTTACCCGGCCAAGAATTCTACAGTTCACAATTCCTCGGCGATCGCGAACCGCATATGGCATTTCCTCACGAAGTGGTATATTTTCACACCCGAGCCGGTCATGCGATGTGTGCACCGATTCCTGGTCGGCGCAATGCTCGACCGGTTGGCTGGCGAGGTAATTCTCGATAAGCTCGACAGCGCTCGACCCCTAACGACCCGATCGAAAGTGAGGTTCGACCAGTGGGACAGCACAAAATTCGAGTAATTGCACTCTCCGCTCTGGCCGCCGGAGCCCTCGCCCTGGGCTCGATACCGACCGTGGCCGCGGCGCAGGAGCCCGCCCCAAAGGTCCCGGGCGGCGGCCTGTCGTCGGGCAGCAGCATGCCGGGCGGCGGCGGTAAGGGGGGCGATAAGACGGGGGCCGGGCACAAATCCGTAATTATGTCCTCCTTTTTGAGCCGCACGGCCGAACCCTCGGGCGGTAATTCAGGAGGCACTTCCGGTAATTCCGGCGGGGGTAATGGGGCGAGCGGCGGCGCGCAGCAGCCGGGAGCTGGCGCGAATAGTGGCCAGAGCGGTGGCGCCGGTGCGAATAGTGGCGGGAACGGTGGCGCTGGCGCGAATGGCGGCGGGAACGGTGGCGCCGGTGCGAATAGTGGCGGGAACGGTGGCGCCGGTGCGAATGGCGGTGCGAACGGCGGCACTGGTGCGAACGATGGCGCGAATAGCGGGACCGGTGCCGGTGCGAATAGTGGCCAGGCCGATAACTCGACCGGCAAGTCCGGTAACTCCACCGACCCGAATAGTGGTGGCGGCAGCGGGAACGCCGGTGGCCAGGGCAATGGCACCGGCAAGACCGGTAGCTCCGCCGATCCGGGCGGTACTGGGGATGGCATCGAAGCCGGTGCCCAGGCGAAGAACGGCAACGCGTCCTCCAACGCGACCAGCGGCAACTCGTCGGCCAGCTCCACCTGCAAGTGCGGTGGCGGCAATAGCGCGGGTGCCACCGGCACTGCCGGTGCGGCCGCCGGAAACAATGCCACCGGAAGCACTCCGGCCTCGGCCGGTGGCACGGCAGCGAGCGGCAACACCGGAATGTAGCCGATCACGGCTCGTGACAGGGCGGCTCGGTCCACGACCGGGCCGCCCCGTCGTGTCGGCCCGAGCGATTCATCGCAGCAGGGCGATGACCTCCTCGTCCGCCAATTGGTGGAAATCCCGGTACGCGCCGCCAACACCGCCGAGAACGTGCGGGATCAGCGGGCACACGATGTCGTCGGCCAGCGGGCGAATGCGCCGGATCGCCTCGCCGGAAGACACCGGTACGGCGACGATGATCCGGCGGGGCTCGTGCAGCCGGGCGATCTCGCAGGCCACGGCGACCGTCGCGCCGGTGGCCATGCCGTCGTCGACGAGCACCACCACGCGATCCTTCAGCGGGATCGGGGGGATCTCGGCCCGCAGAATCCGTTGGCGACGTTCGAGTTCCGCGGTCTCGGACTTCTCCACGGCGGCGACCTGATCGGGCGTGACGCCGGTCTGGCGGAGCACGTCGTCGTTGCGCACCCGGGCCCCGCCCTCGCCGATCGCGCCCATCGCCAGCTCCGGCTGCCACGGCACGCCGAGCTTGCGGACCAGCAGAATGTCGAGATCCCCGCCGATCACCGACCGCACCGCCGCGGCCACCGGCACC contains:
- a CDS encoding alpha/beta hydrolase, with the translated sequence MPFFEGGRGRLHYRRWPVQSPGAVVTLLPGTGQNTVHYHRFARALTAVGIETWGLDTSGQGLSEGDPDTPGTVDELAVDAQALIDLVRLEHIEPPMFVAGHSLGAATALIAMPHCAGLILTGTPRQIVPLVPLLPRTMPALVMHGKDDRRAPIDPIRDWTARQQSVVLFREYADAGHDLLHEPVRTQVTADIVEWIRNRVAYPVRHGKWARERGTGAITRSRGSA
- a CDS encoding phosphoribosyltransferase, which produces MLYPDRMAAGRALGGSMMHLRASDPLVLGLPRGGVPVAAAVRSVIGGDLDILLVRKLGVPWQPELAMGAIGEGGARVRNDDVLRQTGVTPDQVAAVEKSETAELERRQRILRAEIPPIPLKDRVVVLVDDGMATGATVAVACEIARLHEPRRIIVAVPVSSGEAIRRIRPLADDIVCPLIPHVLGGVGGAYRDFHQLADEEVIALLR
- a CDS encoding WXG100 family type VII secretion target, which gives rise to MHKISGSGHKRGTPHTDPDYAPTVEVFDHLPYADIYRGVAQLNPEVLTAGRQAWHASSAGLAEAVQQAHAEIRGAIADGWRGTAAQLAGEAVQAFEELGQHLSDVMGVVGERLGQANDAAETLRSAVSQPVSSGEPDLEGALLDPKRAAANVTVQKAAESLRQDVVRVMNSVYAGIFLPTGSNVPAFHDGGMYPNPPTGADNSGGTAPGGGSADALPSGVRGDDRVRPTDQVTAAAPQAEAARQGGEAAQTGTGGDDSGSTAPAAVTAPAATDAAVPAAPAPAAAAPMPPHVAPAAANIVAPHNDRIVSEPTGGQPRPGAAAPSAVPGVAATVPGVTAAAQSAGGQGTATHAASADGQRKKDEHAPQADPSDTVTGMGAGVVGGLAGGAFAATDTTRSAARKPLPPQQFEDDEDEDYYPDFDEPTFLEPADPGTELVGQFAPTTPPVLGEWVEDA
- a CDS encoding ESX secretion-associated protein EspG, translated to MRWTLTPDQFALAWERTDGDRIPYPLAVRLSARDSRERTAQLPELNEWCSRTLDPDLEAALRVLARPAVRVEVFGQHGANTDAQPVRVLGAAAGHVTVVAAQRAGDLADRGAEVRLFVGTPKTLAARVVSVLPENTVGTTPRHTAPLARVREDSRDLVTVPVSGPSTSARIRRLLKQPRTGIGQIVVSARRADDTLRPTGVLCWIDVVGDGRYAVRTRTDVDVIPVTAESFAAQLRPMIAAAERVVDDARAW
- a CDS encoding class I SAM-dependent methyltransferase, giving the protein MQNGQPSRTALSAARYRADHQDLEGGRIFRDPLARAIVGDTEPGGATMPEEMRRRMRLFIAARSRYAEDALAYAVARGTTQAIVLGAGLDTLGYRNPHPDLRVYEIDHPDTQAWKRQRLAAAGIAVPASVTYAPTDFEHGNLDTALAATSFDRSRPAFVIWLGVSIYLTRAAVAETLHRIGRLAVNTRVVLDYSEPVSDLSPEIQAVVEQRKRQLAAIGESWISYFTPAEMADLMHDNGFRIEEDVPGSMLAARYLSVEVGVRAGGPHLIRARVPA